The Rosa rugosa chromosome 1, drRosRugo1.1, whole genome shotgun sequence genomic sequence cattggGACCAAACGTATCTTAatttctagaaaaaaaaaaaaaaaaaagttttttcttatttttgaaCCGAAAGGAGTGTAAATCACTAGTGCTTGTTAAATTTTTGGTAAGTTATGGAAGAGCTTCACATACATTGCATGTGTTTGCAACTTTGTTCATACCAACACAAAAAAGAACTTGGTTGATTGTTTCGAACCCATGGTCATCAGCCATCCACTGCACTAAACTAGCAGGTTCAATTAAAAGCAAACTAAACTATATATAATATTACTGGGACACGAGACCCACTGGGCCCCAATGTGGCTCTGCCCTTGGCTGGCTCCATCGATGACCCAGCGATCCAACTTAACACTGAGTTGATTCACATATCTCTACCTTCACTACTCAAAGTCATCAACAACCTTGCCTGCACCATGTGTTGGAttataattcatatacatatttgtgccctaaaacatgaaaattacttgttctaaagtccaatttaatgttgactaatctatttccatgttttgtagaaaatcttgacaagagaagaaaaaaatgaaatttcgGCAAATTTTCCGTGCACCACCACTTTTGACGGCACACGAGGCGACGCACCACCACTCACAATGGTGCCATGTATTTTCCGGCCACATTCATGGAGGAGCAAGGAGGATGAGTACCATAGCATCTATTCCATTACATCCATTCACCATCATTCTATCTCAACCAAATTCCAACCATTTTGGTTccaattcaaccaaacactCTCTATTACCCAAAAGTCCATCATCATCAACACTCCAATATATATCTATCATGTTTTAGGTTCAATCATCATCCCTCACTCATCATTTCCTACTTCAACCTACACCATCACTCCCATGccattttctcttgattttggGATCTATTATCATTTTAATACTCCACCTTCATTCTCCTTACAAGGCTTGAGCTGCTCCATTTTGCTTCTCAACACCATTTCACACctctctccatctatttaagcACTCATTCTCTCAAGAAAGAAGACATCACCCACACTTAGCCACTacatcattttctctctctattctctacacAATCCACCACCGtctccttcacaaaacctccatctctaCCACTTCATTTTCCAACTACATCCCTACTCATAACATCTCACATATACcaagcatcatcatcatctcaagtcttgaagaaggagttcaaTAATGCTCGTCTATGCCACAACCAGACTTTTTCGCTGACCCAAAACCAGACAGGAACGACCCACAGGAAGGCCAAAGTGATGATTGTCTCTGCCACAGCCTACAGTGCACTCGACCCAACAGCTAAAACCTACCACAACCATCCGTCGGACATCATGACGACAATCTAAACTCAAGAGATTAAGGACTTAAAGTAACTACTTTAAAGTGAAAAATAGTTAGGGCAGGCCCCAAAACTtgagcccaaacccaaacccggGTAGCAAGGAAACCACAACCCACATGCAAGGCCCAATCCAAATCTTGTACAGCTTCCACCATCCTCCCACAATCCTTGTCGGGCCACCACCTGCGACGGGGTGCCACCATCAGCGTGCCTCCAACCCGAAGTGCCCATGAAGGTTGCTCCACCGTCGGCGTTCCACGAATCCGATCGTTCCATTGCCAGCACACTAGATCTCGCGCCTCACCAATCCAGAATTTCATACCCAGATCGGAGCTGCTATACCACCCAACACCAGTCCAGATCGAAACCAGAAGTCCATCGGCAATCCGCGACATCGCACTCAGCCTGCCCCGCCAACAAGAATCGAACCACCACCAGCCTCTGACTGCGTTTCCCTCCCCCACCTCTCTCAAATCGGAGCAGCCCAGGTTGACCCCCACCGATTGAAGCTTCCACAGACGGAGacagcccgtccgacgacaacgcCCTGGGGCGTGCCGCCGGACGGAGAGgagaaaattttctgaaaacctaGAGCGCGTGCAGGCGCGTTCAAAACTATCGCTGATTACCAAAGTTCTAATGACCAGATACTTCTTCATGCACAATCGCAATTTCATGTTAATTTCATAGCATATGCGTTAAAAATCATTTTGAAAGGGTTAATTTCATTTATGACGTGTGTTTTGATGATATTCCATATAATACTTACTAATAACTTTgatgaattttatttttcttcttcttcttccttttattttttattttttgaattttggacGATAATGTAACTGCCCACCCCACCCCTAATGTTAGTAAGATTTGAACCCATAACCTCTATGGTGTTAGTTAGGCTAGTTAACCAACATGTCACGGCTCACCGACATGAATTTTATTTCtttaagagaaagagaaaaattcatttaatttataAAATTATACAAGGGGATCATAAATGATTAAATTTTACACTAAGATGtgattgtaaatttgtaatcatacatatttttgtttttcaattccTGCATAGAAAACTCTCCCCACATTCTATTTCTTAACTTCtatcacatattcacatgtGCGTTTAGGTGTTAATATGATTTTAGAAACCCTTGAGGTTAACATGTTATGTTCTTTATGTAATGATTAACGTATCCATTTGAACATGTTTATGTGCTTTCTTCTCTTACCAGCAaagtatttatgttttttttttttttgttgaagttAGGGATTAAAAGCCGCAAAAAGCCACCTTAACTTCTGAAAtttattgaagaagaaaaagaattacAACCGGAGGGGGGCTAAAAAATCAAAACCTCCcataaaaaacataaacaagCTATAGAAAAACCAAACTATTGAAAACGAAAGTTCAGCAATACCCAAAATGCCATTCTGAAAATGTTTATGAATGAAAATAGTTAGGTCACACCAAATCAATTCACTAGAAATCAAACCATAATTCACCAATACATCTGCAACTTAATTCTCTTCCCGAAGATATATGAAGATCATAATTGCATTTGAGAAAGACGGTATAAGAAATTGCCCCACTTAATACGAAGTTGCTAAGGCACCAAATCAGGCAACCACAGGAAATTTAGAACTAGAGAGAGTCAACCTCTAGCCATATATGTTTTCAGTCCCTTACCCAAGCTAGCTTAATAGCCTGAATAACAGCCATTACCGCCGTTGCTAATGAACTATGAATGTTAAGATTAGAAGTAAAGTCACCAAAGAATTCTCCTCTATAGTCATGAAAAACGGCACCATAACCACAACGGCCTGAATCTTACTTCCAagccaaataaaaaaattgtgttTATAAGGAGGAATTTTCTACTCCACAAGAACACAATTATTGAATTCTGTTAGCTTTTGGTTTTATTGTAGTATTGGACTCTACTACCATGACTATTTTGGAATCCCTTGATTAAATATTCACCGGAAGAAAAAAAGTGCGGTTATCAATTGGAAAACAACAAAAGATGGAAAGAGACAGGCGACATAGCTGTTGAATAAAACAATGCAAACGGCAAGTATGGGTGCTTATTGTGCCACAATGAATCACCACGCAGAGTCTTTATCAATCAAACAAGATTCAATGGAAATATCAAGGAGAATCATGATCACCAAAAGAGATCAGACCATAGCTTCTTTTGAACCAGTGAAATAATACGCCACTAAAAAAATTGACTAAAATCATATTTTATTCCGATTTAAGCATTTTGATATGAAGTTATTCATGTTAAAAGTACTTACGTCTCAATAGAATGTCACTAGAAATACTCAGTGACTATTTGTGTTGGTACGAAACGTTTTTAAAGATCTGaaaaaagttgtagagcttggCACTTGACCTAGAAATACCTCAATAAACCCTAACATAACAAATATAAATACCAAATTTCTTGTAGATAAAATGTAAGCAATAATTTTGAGGTACCCATCAACTGTAGATAAGTTTGAACTCATACATTTCTTTGGTCTAGATTCAATTGTCATTCTTTTTCTCCAATAGCTTGTTTGAAAATAACATACGATATTTATATGGTGGTGGTGACAGAAGAATCTTCATTAATCAAATTTACATTTAGTACAAGTTTTGGGGCCACAAGAATATTCAACCTCTCGCAGTATTCTTGATCATGTTGTTGTATTTTATAGTGATTTTCCTGTTTATGAATAACGAGGATTAAAGAACAGAGATTAGGTTAATGTGAGTTTGTTGTCGGCTTCATTTGTCATATTTGAGATTCCCAAACCTTGTATTGGGCTTTGCAACAAATCCAAATGACCAGTTTCGGGCCTTAGCAGCCTGCTGGACGATCCAGAAATACTCCTTCTACTGCCAAGGAACCGAAGCCAAGCCCAAAATTAGTTACGAAACAAATACCGTTCAACATGTAGAGcttcaataatcatattattattcTAGTATCTTTCCCTATTGCTGGCTTAATATGATCACATGGTGAGTAAAAATTTCTCATTTTATTACCTAACACTTGGCGATTGAAAAAGAATTTCTTCATTATAATTATACACAATTATGTGTCTATCTCTCTTACCACATAATGTAATAACATGCGAAAAATCGACAAACACCTAATAGAATGAATGAATATTGTTGATCTGTAAATTTTTTGACCTCGCTCTCTAAGGTAGAACACAATTCTGTATATGGCCATATGGGTATACACCACTCGTATTTGGATAACATCAATAATTTGCACTCGGCAATTTCCAAACACAGATGATTACATTACGTACGAGTGAACTGAGCATGATCTAAACATAATTTCCCATCATTTTCCTAGCTAGCCTCAATTCTCCTCTCTCCCTGGAGATCGATAAAGGTATGTAGTGGACGGTTCTTGCACACAAAGCTACAAAGCCTTTCACACCCAGCAAACACATGCTAATTAATTGACTGAGAGTCTCACACGCTTAAGAAGAAGATCGAATTCATAGGCCAAATCAAGCTTTGCATTCCTTAATAACAAATGATAGGCCAGTAGCCCTAGTAGTTTCCTTTGACCTTTGACCACCATATAAGTAATTCACTTCTTGTTTTAGTTCCTCCAAAACACTCAAATTAGTTTCCGTGCGTAAATAGTAAGATCTTCTTGCCTAACTTGTATACACGGAAGTTTGAAGCACACGTATTTGCTAATTAAGTCTATACCAAATTAAAGTTTGTACACCAAGAAAACTTCAACTCCATCGGAACAGAGAGTTGCATGCAGTCTTTGGTAGTTGAACTGAGCATAATCTACATCATGCCTACCATTATTTTAGCATGGTCTTAGTAATTAGATGAGATCACACACATTCATATTCGTATTTGATATTAGACATAAATCATCACCGTCCCTTAATATTCCATTAGGTGATTTACAAGTCTTTCTGGTTTGTATAATCGTATTCTCCAAGTTGTTAGCATGATGGAAACAACTCTGAAAAGATTGATGGAACATGTTTTCGAATTAAGTCAAGGTGGAGATTACATAACTGCATGCGAATTAGTTTCAAGAATTTTTGTTGCTGTGTTTGGTCGTTTGGTGAAATTCCATATAGAGAAGGTAGAGGGTGGTTGGAGATTGATTGAATGTTTTAtcattttgaatttttagtTCTTGACCTTAATTTGAAAGATTAACGATAAATAGTTTCCTCACGTGATCATTGCAAACAACAGGGTTTGGGTGGATAATTGGATATAGATGCATGAATGCGAAtgagaagaagtgaagaacatTATTGGCACACATTATTCGTAATTTAAAATAAGGCTTAAACTAGGATTGCGAATATAATGATTTCGACGGCTAGGGTTGTGCATGCTGTGACCTCCGTGCCGGATTTGTTAGTTTGGCGGGTAGCATGATCGATGACCCTGAGTTCCTGACATGTCATCTTCGACTAGCTAGGGCGCTCAGTTTGGGGCACGAGTTTGAGATTTGAATTCGGCTTTCGGGTAAGTTTCGGAAATTAATTTGGGACTCAAGTCGAATTCAGGTGTACTCTAAATCTAAATAAGAATCCATATCCATACTGGATTGGACAACGGTCCCAGTTTTTGGTTATTGTTAGGCCATGAGCTTGTCACAAGTTTTGATAACTCTAGCGAGCTTTATTCAGCAAGTGAGTTTGAGATCGTTTTGTaagattaaattttgtttcaggATTATTTGGTCATCTCAAATGCAAGTATTACATATTTTTAGGTCTATCTATGCATCTAATTATCCTGTAATATTGATAATAACCAATAAAATACTGGTCATTTTCtctaaaaatagaaaaaatttaAGAAGTTCAGAAAAATTTAACTTGTTGTAGGGCAGAGAGTCTCCAAGGATGATGGATACAATAGATTAAGCTTTTCTCAAATCCCTACTAATTCATCATGAGCTAACTTTATTAATTATTTCACTGGCTTTGGTTTTGGCTTTGTTAGGGCACATAAAAAAAGGGTTTCCTCATCATAATCGTGTTAATTAGTCTTCCCTAACTTCGATCAATCCACTAGCCACTGTGGATTCTAATTGTATTGGCTCCTAGTTGCTAAATCCAAACTGTACACCTATATCATTCAAGATTATATTGTACAAAGTAGGAAAAAacatctttttcattttattataTTTTCAGTTCAACACGTAATTTTTCATCTCACTTTATATTCTAAACTCACATATTTTGCTCGTGCTGGTTCATTTTCCACTTCTTACCAACGCCAAGTCAATAAAGATTTACTTTTTTACTAATTAAAACCACCTTTAAGTACCACGTCATATCGACTCATTTGAATATCGCAGGGTAGTTTGCTATTAGGCAATGAAACAGTCGTTGTTTATGATCAGAAATGACGATAATGCCCATTGACTTTCATGAAGTGACGAGTAAAACAATGTTCTATTCCCCACCAAGAACTGCCCCTGGGATTTTGTGACATCTTACATGGATGAATCAATAAAATATATCCTTTTACTTAATCCCCACATCTAGTTAAGCTGCCGAAGCTTCTTTCAGAGAGTCTGAGACATTGACTCTTCCTACTAGTTCAATTCGTCTGCAAGATTCCTATTAATCTCTTtgaaacactttttttttttttttatgacatctCTTTGAAACACTTGTTAAAAACAAGATTAAACATTTCATTAGCATAATGCAACTAGTGACACCTTAACCGCCATACAAGGGGACCCACATTTTTCTAAATAAAAAAGAacttatttaagaaaaaaaattcaatttaaaACAATCTATATGAGTAATATCGAAGTGATCTAAAAAGATAATCTAATAATTCGGTACTTAAAACTTTGACAATCACTTATGGAGAACGTTCGATTCTCCATACCCTCTTAAATAACAATTTACTCAGCCACATCGAATCTTTatgaattttgatttttgaggTAGTGAGAGAAAGAAGCTAAAAACTTCATGTTTCTTCCTAGTTTTCTTATCCTAATATTAAAACAATTCATCGAACATCTTATCATAACATGTCTGTGTACTTCACTGATCACTTTTTCAGCTCCAATGCAATGATATCTTTGCCCCTCAAAGAGCATGGCAAAACATGCTTTAATAGATGTTGAGCGGACTCTATCAAACTTAAATCCGCAGGTGTGCACCCCAGAGAGAAAACTCTATTAAACATTTATCTCAACATTTAAACTAAAGGGTTATGATCTAAACATAGTGTGATGCTTAAGATGACGCATTGTATTTGAGGGTTGATGATTGCATTTTGGGGATAATGCATTATATTGATCAACCAATATTCTAGAACCTGAAGTTTATTGCAACTGGACCAACCCTTTTTTGCTAATTAACCACAAGTCTAAACTCTAAACTACTAGGAAACCTCCACCCATTTCATACCTCGGTGTGAAACAGCTGGTTTTCTCAAACACTCTTTGCAAACTTTTCAATATCATAGCTGGATTTCTTTGTTCTATTGGGAGCATTAAGTTCTTCTTCAGCCACTTTTGTCAATATCCCCTATAGGCTGCTAAGTACGTTCTAATGCTTTCCATGATCTAACCCAATGACGACAGAAAGCAAATCAGTGATTTAAAAACTATAATAACTTCTTGATTATTGCTGCTTAGTTATTAATTTTAATCACCCTTATGCTAATTAGAAGTCAAGGTCAAGGAGGGCAGCCATGTAATTTTAGGTTAAAACCAACTATGTGGACTAAGGACTCATTACCCCTTTTTATGATATGATATAGCCTGACATCTATATCTGAAATCTATAAATATATTAGAAGGTGATGCATAGAATGTTACAAAAACAAATCAAGAGGGGTTGATAGAAAGAAGTTGCAGACCTCTTTCTCTATTGTCTGGTTTGGAGGGCAGTTGGTGATTTTGAATATTAGGCCTTGTCTTCTCCTTTAAAAGTCTTCCCTACCATTGCTCATTTCCACCATCTCTCCCTTGTCATTTCCTAACCCAATTCTCCCTTCTTCAAACATTGTTGAACTTCTGGATAATCCATTCAATCTTAGAAAAACCAGCACAGACAGGTTTGAAGGCATTTTGATCATCAAGAACAATGACAGTCAAGAAAATCACATGTTGGTCTATAGTCCCAAGTTGCTACAAGTCTGAGTTCCAAGCTCCCAAGAACAAAGCAAAGGTGATAGCAAAGCAGACTTCATTCCAGAGGCTTTCGCTTTCGGATTTGAGCAATCCCAGCTCGACTACACTTTCAGAAGATCTCTCTATATCTCTTGCAGGCTCcaatcttcatattttcacacttGGGGAGCTGAAGGTGATCACACAGAGCTTCTCATCCAGCAACTTTCTTGGAGAGGGCGGGTTTGGGCCCGTCCACAAAGGGTTCATCGATGACAAGCTTAGACCTGGTTTGGCTGCTCAGCCTGTGGCTGTTAAGCTCTTGGACTTGGATGGAACACAGGGGCATAGAGAGTGGTtggtgagtttttttttttaatttgcaCTACTGAGAAATAATTACTTGGGGTTTTCTTGAATCCTCTGTTTTAATCATATTCTTGATTCTGGTTTGCAGACTGAGGTTATCTTTCTTGGGCAATTGAGGCATGCACACCTTGTGAAGCTCATAGGGTATTGCTGTGAAGATGAACATAGGCTATTGGTGTATGAATATATGCCAAGAGGCAGCTTAGAGAATCAGCTATTCAGAAGTATGCtttctgagtttttttttcctctacgtacagattttcatttttagaagCTTTCAAAATCTCAATTACTAACTTTAATGTCTAAAATCTGGTCTACAGGGTATTCAGTATCACTGCCATGGTCAACCAGAATGAAGATTGCTCTTGGAGCTGCAAAGGGTCTTGCTTTCCTACATGAAGCAGAGAAACCAGTTATATACCGAGATTTCAAAGCTTCGAACATCTTGTTAGATTCTGTAAGTATTGCTCTGCTTAGCATCTATAACATGGTATTATTCCTTTTGTTAATTCTAAATGCTTAAGTATTTCTCATTTTTGATTTCCAGGACTATACTCCCAAGCTCTCAGATTTTGGTCTAGCAAAAGATGGTCCAGAAGGAGATGACACACATGTTTCGACAAGAGTCATGGGAACACAAGGCTATGCTGCTCCTGAATACATTATGACGGGTACTAATTCTCACACCATTCAGTTCAACCCTGTTCACATATTGGTAATTTAGGCTATAAGCTCTTAGACTAATTTGCTTGATGATTTCAATTGTTTTTAGGTCACTTGACGGCGATGAGTGATGTGTATAGCTTCGGAGTGGTACTTTTGGAGCTACTAACAGGAAGGAGATCGGTGGAGAAGAGCCGTCCTCATAGAGAGCAGAACTTAGTAGAATGGGCAAGGCCAATGCTGAATGAACCCCGAAAACTCAGCCGAATAATGGATCCGAGACTAGAAGGACAATACTCTGAAATGGGGGCCAGAAAGGCTGCTGCATTGGCTTACCAATGCCTGAGCCACCGGCCTAAACAAAGACCGAAAATGTGTGATGTGGTGAAGACATTAGAGCCCCTCAAGGATTTTGATGACATTCCCATTGGACCCTTTGTGTACACAGTTCCTACTGATAAATCCGATAATTCAATTAAGGATGTGAAGGAAGGCAATGCACAGAGGGAATCAAAGAAGAAGTGCGGCCACCATCACCAAAACCAGCAGCTCCACCATGGCCATAGGCATCATCAAAGGACTCCTCCAAAGTCTCCTAACTGTTACTCGGAAAATTTGGTGCGCCAACGTCACAGAAGTCTTGATTTGAACTCTCCTTTGCACCATGGAGTCAAGGAAGCGTAGAGTACTAGTACAACAATGTAAAGCAAGCCATTCACACTGtacatagaaaattttcaaagtTGCTTAGTGTAACAAATTCTTGTGAGAGGACATAAatgttttctttgattcttttgGCCAACCATGTCCATTTTTTCTTCACTTAATTAATTCTTTTCTTAAATTGAGAAACCCTTTTGTTTTCTCATTCAAGTAGTATACGAAGGCTCAAAGTTTCATGTTTAGTTCTTGAAAAATGTTTTATTAACATCTATATGTATAATGGTTACAGACTTATCATTTTCAATATTCGTTGAAAACGAAACACTACTTTTCTGTATATGAACCAAAAAATCATTCCTTTCCAAGGATAAAAACCAGAATCACTAGCAAACACAACTTTGAACAAATCAAACACCTCAATTCAAAAAGTGGGAAATCACTTTCCTTAGGCTTGCTGAATCAAAGCATTGTTTTCAACACTGTCAAACACAGCTAAGCAGTGTTTGTATAACGCGGAGAGATACTTCCATTTCATGGTGACATGTATAAGGCTTTTGTCATTTTCTTAACAGAAATAGAGGAATCCACCGTCATCAAATCCACACTTTCTGAAAATAACAAACACAGGGTGACAGGGTGGCTTTCTGAATCAAGATTGGAGGCATGATCTGGTTTCATGTATCTATATCCAAAGACCAAATTAACCAAGTGGATGTATAAAACTTACTTAGTACAATCCCAATAGCTAGCCAAAGACGTTGACCCCATGCAATGTGTAGGTTTATTGAATTTTAATAATTAAGTTAATGTTTAatgtcattctcaaaaaaaaaaaaaaaagttaatgttTAATGTGTTATTTTTccaatatttttttattgtgaAATAAAAAACTTCAAATGAGAGAGGGTGGCATCTCCACAGAAGCTACACATGACATTTATATCCTGCATGGGTTTTAGTGCGTCTCACCATCAATATTCATGACGGTCGAACACAAGACATCTTTTACGCAAAACTCCTACATGCTCAATTAAAAAACCTGCTCGATGCCTTGTCATTCTGTCATTGTAACATGAATGATTTTCTCATtgtgagaaaataaaataaaagtgatAAAAATCTAATTGTAGGGCTAGTGAGAGCCTCTCAATAATTCAAGATTTCATTAGGTCTTTGGTATGCCTTGAATAATTTTATATGAATTTGGTCAAAGAGATACCTCAAACCAAACGTGCCTTATTCTCCTTCCATCCGGGCCTGCATGGCCTTAAATTGTGTGCTATAGCTTAAGCCTAAGCCAAACTCAATCTCAGATATTTAGGGGAATGAGGTTGGATTCCTATGCAATAATCCATTTGAGTATCTCAACGGTGGTGGTGTTATTCTTGTCATGGTTTGAAACCTAAAGGAGTTGACCCCTAAAAAGAGCAAGATGGGGTTGGTAAAGTCCTAGCTTGTGTGAGAGTATGTCATTAGCTAAATGACGGCACGTCGTTTTCCATTTCCATATATCATATGTGCCGGCCGGTGTATGCCGCTCttcatttcttattttctttgcaCTAATCACACTTCACATTCTTGTGTTTTCACATTAAACTAATCTTCATAATACCCAAATTAAATCTTCATACCCAATTGGAATGTGTTTTATATGTGTGGGTGTATGATCATATCGAATTTAATGACCTCCTCCACACACGAGATAAATAAGGCAAGACATATGAATGATGTTACTAATAATAAATTTGTATATACACTCAATAAATTACATTTATTATTTTATGGATGAAGTTGAGCATTTTCGGATATTGAGTTGCAATATGAAAATCATCCGCTATATAGTTAGTGCAAGCTGTATTATCTCTGAGAAGCAAAAATTTAACTTTGAAACTTTATCCAATGttgtgggaaaaaaaaagtattataCTATAAGCTCAGACTCTAAGAGCATTACTTTTGGAACATTTTTCAAATTACGGAAcactaaaacttttttttttttatcaaacatTGAAACCTcgaataatttatttttatgaatttattaacttttaaatttgaaaaattataaaaattattTTCATCATGATTTTTGAGTTTTATCAGTTcaagaaatatttaaaaataattatttgaGGGTAGAAAAAATTTGGggagaaaataagaatatgagATTTTGGTCAAAAATCATGTATAGTCCACAGTTTTGAGTAGAAATGATGCTCTTAaaaaattttttgttttttttttttttgtttttttttgtggaaTGGATTGTAGTTAGTTTAGTTTTAAACTTCTTATTATTCTTATTCACATTAACAAATTTGTATTTAATATTATAAATTATTAATTATGGCCTAGGCAACATGTTAAAAATTAGCGTTTTAAGATGACATCAATGGTTAAGGTGATATTATGTAACATGAAATATCAATACATCAAGTGCAATGTAAAATTTTGAAGTAACACCTTTCAATATAGTAGTACACATTAGAATTGGTGCCACATTATCAATGATCAAAGTGTACAGTTTAAG encodes the following:
- the LOC133714141 gene encoding serine/threonine-protein kinase RIPK, encoding MTVKKITCWSIVPSCYKSEFQAPKNKAKVIAKQTSFQRLSLSDLSNPSSTTLSEDLSISLAGSNLHIFTLGELKVITQSFSSSNFLGEGGFGPVHKGFIDDKLRPGLAAQPVAVKLLDLDGTQGHREWLTEVIFLGQLRHAHLVKLIGYCCEDEHRLLVYEYMPRGSLENQLFRRYSVSLPWSTRMKIALGAAKGLAFLHEAEKPVIYRDFKASNILLDSDYTPKLSDFGLAKDGPEGDDTHVSTRVMGTQGYAAPEYIMTGHLTAMSDVYSFGVVLLELLTGRRSVEKSRPHREQNLVEWARPMLNEPRKLSRIMDPRLEGQYSEMGARKAAALAYQCLSHRPKQRPKMCDVVKTLEPLKDFDDIPIGPFVYTVPTDKSDNSIKDVKEGNAQRESKKKCGHHHQNQQLHHGHRHHQRTPPKSPNCYSENLVRQRHRSLDLNSPLHHGVKEA